The Dendropsophus ebraccatus isolate aDenEbr1 chromosome 3, aDenEbr1.pat, whole genome shotgun sequence genome includes a region encoding these proteins:
- the LOC138786669 gene encoding oocyte zinc finger protein XlCOF22-like: protein MNQGEDLDYIVAKDIIVKEEKEETDVSSDQQYKEDITTGGCTRRSEGNLIYSGYKAENPITQDTYEEYSITPDLPSAPHSNDLSSDPYIPVPSTASSQLTKQNNEKPFSCSECGKCFTRKSDFIIHERTHTGERPFSCSECGKCFTVNSKLLRHKRTHTGEKPFSCSECEKCFAVKAHLTIHKRTHTGEKPFSCIQCEKRFSQKSQLTLHKRTHTGEKPFSCSECGKCFSRKADLLIHQRFHTGEKPFSCSECGKCFTVKSQLTIHKRTHTGEKPFSCSECKKCFTYPSDLVRHQRSHTGERPFSCLECDKCFIVKSKLIRHNRTHTGEKPFACFECDKCFTRKSHLAMHERTHRGEKLFPYQECERCYI, encoded by the exons atgaatcagggagaAGATCTGGACTATATTGTTGCTAAAGACATAATAGTTAAAGAGgaaaaagaagagacagatgtgagcagtgatcagcagtataaggaggacatcactacag GTGGctgtacccggagatcagagggaaatcTGATATATTCAGGTTATAAAGCAGAGAAtcctatcacacaagatacatatgaagaatattctattaccccagatctaccctcagcccctcacagcaacgATCTGTCATCTGATCCTTATATACCAGTCCCCTCTACTGCTTCATCACAGCTTACAAAGCAAAATaatgagaagccattttcatgttcagaatgtgggaaatgttttactcggaaatcagATTTCAttatacatgaaagaactcacacaggagaaagaccattttcatgttcagaatgtggaaaatgtttcactGTGAATTCAAAGCTCCTTAGACATAAGAGAAcgcatacaggagagaagccattttcgtgctcagaatgtgagaaatgttttgctGTAAAAGCTCACCTCACTATACATAAAaggactcacacaggggagaagccattttcctgtATACAATGTGAAAAACGTTTCAGTCaaaaatcacagctcaccttacaTAAAAGAACtcatactggagagaagccattttcatgttcagaatgtggaaaatgtttttctcgGAAAGCAGATTTACTGATACACCAAAgatttcacacaggagagaagccattttcatgttcagaatgtgggaaatgttttactgtgaaatctCAGCTCACTATACATAAgagaactcatacgggagagaagccgttttcatgttcagaatgtaaaaaatgttttacttatcCATCAGATCTTGTTAGGCAtcaaagaagtcacacaggggaaaGGCCATTTTCTTGTTTAGAATGTGACAAATGTTTTATTGTGAAATCAAAGCTCATTAGACATAatagaactcatacaggagagaagccatttgcaTGTTTTGAATGTGACAAATGTTTTACACGAAAATCACATCTAGCTATGCATGAAAGAACTCACAGAGGAGAGAAGCTGTTTCCATACCAAGAATGTGAAAGATGTTATATATAA